A part of Gossypium hirsutum isolate 1008001.06 chromosome A07, Gossypium_hirsutum_v2.1, whole genome shotgun sequence genomic DNA contains:
- the LOC107913196 gene encoding ribosomal RNA large subunit methyltransferase I isoform X3, with amino-acid sequence MQQQQLHARLMKCLSCSHSHLPLPPPRPPPFYSLQRFASSQPKGQWQETETKMELCVAKVILKKGKTQLFKDGSPMVYSGAIDRIIGRPPPKTGDIVLVADGTEKPIGWGLYNSVSMFCVRLMQLEEEATRDPSCALDMEKLLETRINAAVELRRGLGLPSATTNAYRLVNSEGDRLSGLIVDVFGDLAVVASSAAWVETYKSKVKACISSIDEINHIHWRPSVEILKEEGMDAADLKELHPSTCPQRTKVIENGISYAISLEGQKTGFYADQRENRMFLSTISHGQRVLDVCCYSGGFALNAAKGGAMSITGVDTSLPALELARENIALNNLDPEKTSFLREDATVFMKGALSRNDSWDIVILDPPKLAPRRKVLQSASGMYRNLNSLAMKITGRGGLLMSCSCSGAMTQSGTFLRTLQGAASMAERKITVLRQSGAGCDHPIDPSYPEGAYLSNILLRVL; translated from the exons GACAATGGCAGGAAACAGAAACCAAAATGGAGCTAT GTGTTGCAAAGGTTATTCTAAAGAAGGGTAAGACACAACTATTCAAGGATGGAAGCCCAATGGTTTATAGTGGAGCAATTGATAGAATAATTGGTAGACCACCACCTAAGACTGGAGATATTGTGTTGGTAGCAGATGGGACAGAGAAACCTATTGGATGGGGTTTGTATAATTCGGTTTCCATGTTCTGTGTTCGGCTCATGCAACTAGAAGAGGAAGCAACAAG AGATCCTTCTTGTGCACTTGACATGGAGAAACTTCTTGAAACAAGAATCAATGCAGCTGTAGAGTTACGTCGTGGATTAGGGCTTCCTTCAGCAACTACGAATGCATATCGTCTTGTCAATAGTGAAGGAGACAG ATTGTCAGGATTAATTGTCGATGTCTTTGGAGATTTAGCAGTGGTAGCATCATCTGCTGCTTGGGTTGAGACATACAAATCAAAAGTTAAAGCATGCATCAGTAGCATTGATGAGATTAATCATATACATTGGAGACCTTctgttgaaattttaaaagaagaaGGAATGGATGCAGCAGATCTGAAAGAATTGCATCCATCCACTTGTCCCCAGAGAACTAAG GTTATAGAAAATGGAATATCTTATGCAATCTCATTGGAGGGTCAAAAGACAGGATTTTATGCTGATCAGCGGGAAAATCGAATGTTCTTGTCAACGATTTCCCATGGTCAGAGAGTTCTAGATGTTTGCTGCTATAGTGGTGGTTTTGCCCTAAATGCTGCAAAAGGAGGTGCTATGAGTATTACCG GTGTTGATACATCATTGCCTGCACTAGAGCTAGCCAGAGAAAATATTGCTCTCAACAATCTGGACCCTGAAAAGACATCTTTTTTGAGAGAAGATGCAACTGTATTTATGAAGGGTGCTCTTTCTAGAAATGACTCATGGGATATAGTTATTCTTGATCCTCCAAAACTTGCACCAAGAAGAAAG GTTCTCCAAAGTGCTTcaggcatgtatagaaacttaaaCTCACTAGCAATGAAAATAACTGGAAGAGGTGGCCTTCTCATGAGCTGTTCTTGTTCGGGAGCGATGACTCAAAGTGGGACGTTCTTGCGCACTCTTCAG GGCGCCGCCTCGATGGCCGAGAGAAAAATCACAGTCCTAAGGCAGAGCGGAGCCGGCTGTGATCATCCCATTGACCCATCCTACCCAGAGGGTGCATACCTTTCGAATATCCTGCTTCGAGTACTTTGA
- the LOC107913196 gene encoding ribosomal RNA large subunit methyltransferase I isoform X1 produces the protein MQQQQLHARLMKCLSCSHSHLPLPPPRPPPFYSLQRFASSQPKGQWQETETKMELCVAKVILKKGKTQLFKDGSPMVYSGAIDRIIGRPPPKTGDIVLVADGTEKPIGWGLYNSVSMFCVRLMQLEEEATRDPSCALDMEKLLETRINAAVELRRGLGLPSATTNAYRLVNSEGDRLNISFANWMLLLHCRLSGLIVDVFGDLAVVASSAAWVETYKSKVKACISSIDEINHIHWRPSVEILKEEGMDAADLKELHPSTCPQRTKVIENGISYAISLEGQKTGFYADQRENRMFLSTISHGQRVLDVCCYSGGFALNAAKGGAMSITGVDTSLPALELARENIALNNLDPEKTSFLREDATVFMKGALSRNDSWDIVILDPPKLAPRRKVLQSASGMYRNLNSLAMKITGRGGLLMSCSCSGAMTQSGTFLRTLQGAASMAERKITVLRQSGAGCDHPIDPSYPEGAYLSNILLRVL, from the exons GACAATGGCAGGAAACAGAAACCAAAATGGAGCTAT GTGTTGCAAAGGTTATTCTAAAGAAGGGTAAGACACAACTATTCAAGGATGGAAGCCCAATGGTTTATAGTGGAGCAATTGATAGAATAATTGGTAGACCACCACCTAAGACTGGAGATATTGTGTTGGTAGCAGATGGGACAGAGAAACCTATTGGATGGGGTTTGTATAATTCGGTTTCCATGTTCTGTGTTCGGCTCATGCAACTAGAAGAGGAAGCAACAAG AGATCCTTCTTGTGCACTTGACATGGAGAAACTTCTTGAAACAAGAATCAATGCAGCTGTAGAGTTACGTCGTGGATTAGGGCTTCCTTCAGCAACTACGAATGCATATCGTCTTGTCAATAGTGAAGGAGACAG GCTTAACATCTCATTTGCAAATTGGATGTTACTGCTTCACTGTAGATTGTCAGGATTAATTGTCGATGTCTTTGGAGATTTAGCAGTGGTAGCATCATCTGCTGCTTGGGTTGAGACATACAAATCAAAAGTTAAAGCATGCATCAGTAGCATTGATGAGATTAATCATATACATTGGAGACCTTctgttgaaattttaaaagaagaaGGAATGGATGCAGCAGATCTGAAAGAATTGCATCCATCCACTTGTCCCCAGAGAACTAAG GTTATAGAAAATGGAATATCTTATGCAATCTCATTGGAGGGTCAAAAGACAGGATTTTATGCTGATCAGCGGGAAAATCGAATGTTCTTGTCAACGATTTCCCATGGTCAGAGAGTTCTAGATGTTTGCTGCTATAGTGGTGGTTTTGCCCTAAATGCTGCAAAAGGAGGTGCTATGAGTATTACCG GTGTTGATACATCATTGCCTGCACTAGAGCTAGCCAGAGAAAATATTGCTCTCAACAATCTGGACCCTGAAAAGACATCTTTTTTGAGAGAAGATGCAACTGTATTTATGAAGGGTGCTCTTTCTAGAAATGACTCATGGGATATAGTTATTCTTGATCCTCCAAAACTTGCACCAAGAAGAAAG GTTCTCCAAAGTGCTTcaggcatgtatagaaacttaaaCTCACTAGCAATGAAAATAACTGGAAGAGGTGGCCTTCTCATGAGCTGTTCTTGTTCGGGAGCGATGACTCAAAGTGGGACGTTCTTGCGCACTCTTCAG GGCGCCGCCTCGATGGCCGAGAGAAAAATCACAGTCCTAAGGCAGAGCGGAGCCGGCTGTGATCATCCCATTGACCCATCCTACCCAGAGGGTGCATACCTTTCGAATATCCTGCTTCGAGTACTTTGA
- the LOC107913196 gene encoding ribosomal RNA large subunit methyltransferase I isoform X2, whose translation MQQQQLHARLMKCLSCSHSHLPLPPPRPPPFYSLQRFASSQPKGVAKVILKKGKTQLFKDGSPMVYSGAIDRIIGRPPPKTGDIVLVADGTEKPIGWGLYNSVSMFCVRLMQLEEEATRDPSCALDMEKLLETRINAAVELRRGLGLPSATTNAYRLVNSEGDRLNISFANWMLLLHCRLSGLIVDVFGDLAVVASSAAWVETYKSKVKACISSIDEINHIHWRPSVEILKEEGMDAADLKELHPSTCPQRTKVIENGISYAISLEGQKTGFYADQRENRMFLSTISHGQRVLDVCCYSGGFALNAAKGGAMSITGVDTSLPALELARENIALNNLDPEKTSFLREDATVFMKGALSRNDSWDIVILDPPKLAPRRKVLQSASGMYRNLNSLAMKITGRGGLLMSCSCSGAMTQSGTFLRTLQGAASMAERKITVLRQSGAGCDHPIDPSYPEGAYLSNILLRVL comes from the exons GTGTTGCAAAGGTTATTCTAAAGAAGGGTAAGACACAACTATTCAAGGATGGAAGCCCAATGGTTTATAGTGGAGCAATTGATAGAATAATTGGTAGACCACCACCTAAGACTGGAGATATTGTGTTGGTAGCAGATGGGACAGAGAAACCTATTGGATGGGGTTTGTATAATTCGGTTTCCATGTTCTGTGTTCGGCTCATGCAACTAGAAGAGGAAGCAACAAG AGATCCTTCTTGTGCACTTGACATGGAGAAACTTCTTGAAACAAGAATCAATGCAGCTGTAGAGTTACGTCGTGGATTAGGGCTTCCTTCAGCAACTACGAATGCATATCGTCTTGTCAATAGTGAAGGAGACAG GCTTAACATCTCATTTGCAAATTGGATGTTACTGCTTCACTGTAGATTGTCAGGATTAATTGTCGATGTCTTTGGAGATTTAGCAGTGGTAGCATCATCTGCTGCTTGGGTTGAGACATACAAATCAAAAGTTAAAGCATGCATCAGTAGCATTGATGAGATTAATCATATACATTGGAGACCTTctgttgaaattttaaaagaagaaGGAATGGATGCAGCAGATCTGAAAGAATTGCATCCATCCACTTGTCCCCAGAGAACTAAG GTTATAGAAAATGGAATATCTTATGCAATCTCATTGGAGGGTCAAAAGACAGGATTTTATGCTGATCAGCGGGAAAATCGAATGTTCTTGTCAACGATTTCCCATGGTCAGAGAGTTCTAGATGTTTGCTGCTATAGTGGTGGTTTTGCCCTAAATGCTGCAAAAGGAGGTGCTATGAGTATTACCG GTGTTGATACATCATTGCCTGCACTAGAGCTAGCCAGAGAAAATATTGCTCTCAACAATCTGGACCCTGAAAAGACATCTTTTTTGAGAGAAGATGCAACTGTATTTATGAAGGGTGCTCTTTCTAGAAATGACTCATGGGATATAGTTATTCTTGATCCTCCAAAACTTGCACCAAGAAGAAAG GTTCTCCAAAGTGCTTcaggcatgtatagaaacttaaaCTCACTAGCAATGAAAATAACTGGAAGAGGTGGCCTTCTCATGAGCTGTTCTTGTTCGGGAGCGATGACTCAAAGTGGGACGTTCTTGCGCACTCTTCAG GGCGCCGCCTCGATGGCCGAGAGAAAAATCACAGTCCTAAGGCAGAGCGGAGCCGGCTGTGATCATCCCATTGACCCATCCTACCCAGAGGGTGCATACCTTTCGAATATCCTGCTTCGAGTACTTTGA
- the LOC107913196 gene encoding ribosomal RNA large subunit methyltransferase I isoform X4 — MQQQQLHARLMKCLSCSHSHLPLPPPRPPPFYSLQRFASSQPKGVAKVILKKGKTQLFKDGSPMVYSGAIDRIIGRPPPKTGDIVLVADGTEKPIGWGLYNSVSMFCVRLMQLEEEATRDPSCALDMEKLLETRINAAVELRRGLGLPSATTNAYRLVNSEGDRLSGLIVDVFGDLAVVASSAAWVETYKSKVKACISSIDEINHIHWRPSVEILKEEGMDAADLKELHPSTCPQRTKVIENGISYAISLEGQKTGFYADQRENRMFLSTISHGQRVLDVCCYSGGFALNAAKGGAMSITGVDTSLPALELARENIALNNLDPEKTSFLREDATVFMKGALSRNDSWDIVILDPPKLAPRRKVLQSASGMYRNLNSLAMKITGRGGLLMSCSCSGAMTQSGTFLRTLQGAASMAERKITVLRQSGAGCDHPIDPSYPEGAYLSNILLRVL, encoded by the exons GTGTTGCAAAGGTTATTCTAAAGAAGGGTAAGACACAACTATTCAAGGATGGAAGCCCAATGGTTTATAGTGGAGCAATTGATAGAATAATTGGTAGACCACCACCTAAGACTGGAGATATTGTGTTGGTAGCAGATGGGACAGAGAAACCTATTGGATGGGGTTTGTATAATTCGGTTTCCATGTTCTGTGTTCGGCTCATGCAACTAGAAGAGGAAGCAACAAG AGATCCTTCTTGTGCACTTGACATGGAGAAACTTCTTGAAACAAGAATCAATGCAGCTGTAGAGTTACGTCGTGGATTAGGGCTTCCTTCAGCAACTACGAATGCATATCGTCTTGTCAATAGTGAAGGAGACAG ATTGTCAGGATTAATTGTCGATGTCTTTGGAGATTTAGCAGTGGTAGCATCATCTGCTGCTTGGGTTGAGACATACAAATCAAAAGTTAAAGCATGCATCAGTAGCATTGATGAGATTAATCATATACATTGGAGACCTTctgttgaaattttaaaagaagaaGGAATGGATGCAGCAGATCTGAAAGAATTGCATCCATCCACTTGTCCCCAGAGAACTAAG GTTATAGAAAATGGAATATCTTATGCAATCTCATTGGAGGGTCAAAAGACAGGATTTTATGCTGATCAGCGGGAAAATCGAATGTTCTTGTCAACGATTTCCCATGGTCAGAGAGTTCTAGATGTTTGCTGCTATAGTGGTGGTTTTGCCCTAAATGCTGCAAAAGGAGGTGCTATGAGTATTACCG GTGTTGATACATCATTGCCTGCACTAGAGCTAGCCAGAGAAAATATTGCTCTCAACAATCTGGACCCTGAAAAGACATCTTTTTTGAGAGAAGATGCAACTGTATTTATGAAGGGTGCTCTTTCTAGAAATGACTCATGGGATATAGTTATTCTTGATCCTCCAAAACTTGCACCAAGAAGAAAG GTTCTCCAAAGTGCTTcaggcatgtatagaaacttaaaCTCACTAGCAATGAAAATAACTGGAAGAGGTGGCCTTCTCATGAGCTGTTCTTGTTCGGGAGCGATGACTCAAAGTGGGACGTTCTTGCGCACTCTTCAG GGCGCCGCCTCGATGGCCGAGAGAAAAATCACAGTCCTAAGGCAGAGCGGAGCCGGCTGTGATCATCCCATTGACCCATCCTACCCAGAGGGTGCATACCTTTCGAATATCCTGCTTCGAGTACTTTGA